Genomic window (Bacillus vallismortis):
ACACTTATCCGGTCCTGATGAAGAACAAATTAATAAATGTTTTCTTTTCCTTGAAAGTAAATTGATGTACGCTGATATGGAAGATTTAGCCCTTGATGCAGCTAAATACTACTATAAATTAGAGGATTTTAAAAAAGCCTCCGCTTATTTTTTGAAAGTTGAAGATATCAGACAGCACATCCAAGGAGGAGTGAATTTGTATGAAATTGAAGTATAAGTTACTAATCGGTTGTTTGACAATAAGTGCTGCTGCATTATTTTGGAGTGGGGTAACATCCATGTTTATACATGACACCGAGATTGCTGAACGAGCCATGATATAAGATAAAAAACCGCCGTCCATCGGCGGTTTTTTCCCTTCGTTATTTCACAAACCCAAGCAGCATTTCACGGATGACTTTACTGGCTGTGTTTGCCGTTTGTTCTGAGTGGTCGTACACCGGTGCGACTTCCACTAAATCAGCGCCCTTCACGTTTACCTCTGAACGCGCGATTTCATGGACGGATGCAAGCAGTTCTTTAGACGTGATGCCGCCGGCGTCAACCGTTCCTGTTCCCGGTGCGTGCGCAGGGTCTAATACGTCAATGTCGATTGTGACATATACCGGACGGCCCGCAAGCTTCGGAAGCACTTCCTTCAGCGGTTCAAGCACTTCAAATTTTGAGATGTGCATGCCGTTTTCTTTCGCCCATTCAAACTCTTCCTTCATGCCGGAACGGATTCCGAAAGAATACACATTTTGCGGTCCGATCAATTCTGCCGCTTTGCGGATCGGCGTGGAGTGAGAAAGCGGTTCTCCCTCATAATCAACGCGAAGATCTGTATGTGCGTCAAAATGGATAATCGCAAGGTCTGGATACTTCTTATACATCGCTTTCATGACAGGCCATGACACGAGGTGCTCCCCGCCCATACCCATTGGGAATTTCCCTTTTTCTAAAATGCTGTCTACATATTCCTCAATCATATCAAGGCTTTTCTGCGGATTTCCGAACGGCAGCGGAATGTCGCCGGCGTCAAAGAAGTTCAGATCAGCCAGATCACGGTCTAAATACGGGCTGTATTCTTCAAGGCCGATTGACACTTCGCGGATTCTGCTCGGGCCAAAGCGTGAGCCCGGGCGATAGCTGACCGTCCAGTCCATCGGCATGCCGTAAAGGATGGCGTCCGCCCCTTCCCACTCGGGGCGGCTCGCGATAAATACTTTTCCTGAATATGCTTCATCAAATCTCATCTATAATACCCTCGCTTTCCTGTAAAAAAGCGCAAGATTCGCTCCTGCGCCATACCCTCATTATTTAATCAGGTCACTCACAAATTTCGGCAGAACAAACGCCGCTTTATGAATATCTTTTGTGTAATATTTCGTATCAATTTCGAAGAAACGGCTGTCTTCGACTGCAAGCGGATCATATTTTTTCGATCCGATTGTAAATGTCCACAAACCGCTTGGATATGTCGGAATGTTCGCTGTATACAGCTTCGTAATCGGGAAAATTTCCTTCACGTCGCGCTGTACATTTGTGATTAATTCCGGCGTAAACCATGGGTTGTCCGTCTGAGCGACGAAAATTCCGTCTTCTTTCAGCGCTTTTGCGATTCCTGCGTAGAATCCTTTTGTAAACAGGTTTACAGCCGGTCCGACAGGTTCAGTTGAATCCACCATGATCACGTCGTATTGATTTTCAGATTTCGCAATGTGCATAAATCCGTCATCCACCTGCACGTCAACGCGCGGATCATCCAGTTTGCCCGCGATAGAAGGAAGGAACTTTTTAGAGTATTCGATAACCTTGCCGTCAATATCAACAAGTGTCGCTTTTTTCACGCTCGGATGCTTCAGGATTTCTCTAATGACGCCGCCGTCACCGCCGCCGACAACAAGAACGTGCTCCGGATTTGGGTGCGTAAATAATGGGACATGCGCCACCATTTCATGATAAACGAATTCGTCTTTTTCAGATGTCATAACCATGCCGTCCAAAAACAGCATGTTGCCGAACTCTTCCGTTTCCACCATTTCTAAATGCTGAAACTCCGTTTGTTCTGTATGTAATGTTTTATTAACCTTCATCGTAATGCCAAAGTTTTTCGTCTGCTTCTCTGTGTACCAAAGTTCGCTCAATTGTCATCTCCCTTTCAAGGCTGTATTCATGTATTGTAAGCGTCTTTTCAGCTTTTATTCCCGGTTGAAATCTCTTTTTCACCTAAGGAAAAAGTATAGAGGATGGCGGGAAAAAAGTAAAGATGCGTCCTGTTCTGCGATGTTTAAAAACGGTCTTTTTTCCTCATAATAGTAGAAACATAAAAAAAGGGGGAACCCATTGTGGATGCAATGACAAATAAACGGCTGAGACTGACGCTGAAAACCGTCCGCGCCTGTATCTTTTTAGGGGCTCTTGCGGCCTTAGCGGCAGCTGCTGTGTTTATGACTGTCATTTTGATAGCCAAATACCAAGGCGCTCCCTCCGTGCAAGTGCCGCAATCCACGATTTTGTATGCGAGTGACGGCTCAAAGCTCGGGGAAACGAATTACGGCGAAAAGCGCTATTGGGTCCCCTTAAAGGACATGAATCCGACAATTGTAAAAGCGACAGTGGCGGTTGAAGACCAGAATTTCTACGATCATCACGGCTTTGATTATAAACGAATGGCCGGTGCGGCGCTAGCTGATCTGAAAGCATTTGCCAAGGTTCAGGGCGCAAGCACCATCACCCAGCAATATGCGAGAAATTTATACCTTGAACACGATAAAACGTGGAAACGAAAATGGAATGAGGCGTTCTACACGATCCGTTTGGAACAGAACTATTCTAAGGAAGAGATTTTAGAAGGCTATTTAAATACGATTTACTACGGCCACGGCGCCTACGGCATTGAAGCCGCTTCCCGCCTGTATTTCGGCAAGCATGCGAAAAACCTGACGGATGCGGAGGCCGCTTTATTGGCGGGGATCCCAAAAGGCCCTTCCGGCTATTCGCCGTATATCAATGAAACGAAGGCCAAGGAGCGCCAGAAAACGATTGTGCGAATGATGGAAAAGCAGCGGATGATCAGCCAGAAAAAAGCGAATGAACTGATCAAAGAACCTCTTTCCTATCAGCCTTTGAATAAACAAGTTTCCAAGAGAAAAGCCCCTTATTTCTATGACAATGCGATGAGAGAAGTGGAGAAAAAGCTCGGCATGACGCGGGAGCAAATTGAAACGAGCGGGTTAAACGTCTATACAACGGTAGATAAACGGATGCAGCGCATCGCCGAGGAGACCATTACCGAAACAGTTAACGCCGGCTCTGACATTCAAGTCGGGTTTTCAGCCATTGATCCCCGCACAGGAAGTGTTCTCGCCCTTGTCGGCGGCAGGGATTATCAAAAAAGCCCGTTTGACCGGACGACACAGGCGAAACGCCAGCCTGCTTCGACGATTAAGCCATTGCTGTACTACAAAGCGATTCAGAGCGGATTTACGCCAGTCACCTTAATGAAAAGCGAAGAAACCGAGTTTCAAATTGATGCACAGGGAGAAACGTATTCTCCAAGCAACTATAACGGATACTATGCCAACAAGCCGATTACGCTTCTGCAGGCGCTGGCGCTTTCCGACAACATTTACGCTGTGAAAACACATCTCTTTCTCGGCATGAACAAGCTCGTACAGGCGGCAAATGAGTTCGGCATCACTGCTCATTTTCAAAAACTGCCGTCCCTGGCACTCGGCACCGAACCCGTGCGCCCGATTGAGATGGTCAACGCCTATGCCATGCTCGCAAATGGCGGGAAGCAAATCGAACCGACTTTTATTTCGAGGGTCACGGACGCGGCGGGACATGTGCTATACGAAAACCCGAATCAGCATAAACAGGTGCTTGATGAAAAAGCCGCTTTTGTCACGGCAAGTATGATGACAGGCATGTTTGATACGGATTTAAACGGCTATACGTCGGTAACCGGACGGACGATCGCCAACCGCCTGACAAGAACGTATGCGGGAAAATCAGGAACCACCAGCGCAGACAGCTGGATGATCGGCTTTAATCCACAGCTGGCCGCAGGTGTTTGGACGGGCTATGACAAAAACAGCACCATCGACTCGGTCGAAGAAAAAAGCTATGCCAAAACGATTTGGGCTGACTTCATGGAGGATGCGCTCAAAGGAGAACCGGAAACTGCTTTCAAACCGCCAAAAGGCGTAACCGGCGTGTACATTGATCCGGCAACAGGCTACACGTCCGGCCCCGGCTGCGCAGCCAAGCACTACACGTATTTTGTGAAAGGCACTGAACCGTCGAACGTGTGTTATGGGGCAAAACCCGCAAAACCAACAAAAGACCGGCTTCCAGCCAAAGAAAACCCCGCTTCCCCTAAAAAGTGGTGGGACAAATGGCTAGGGCGGAATCATTAAAAATAACCCGGCTCCTCGGAGGCCGGGTTATTCGTATGGTTCGTCTATAATCCATGGAAGCAGCGTAACGCAATCGAGTTGAATAATTGGTTTTGGAAACCCCTTAGGAATGTAAATTTTGTGTTGGGGCACTGAAAATGAAACATGCCACGACAAATCAATCCTTTCCGGGTTCAATTCTTGATTTCCTTCTACAATACGGCCAACGATAAAATAACTGGCTATATAAAAGTGCAAATGATCTTTAATCCCATGATAACTAATATCCGGGCATTTCGACGGAATAAGACCAAAACCTTCTAAGACACGAGATTTTCTGACCGGCAATTCATTCACTGCTTCATAGTAGTTTAGACAGTTACCGCATCCACACATATCCTCTAGTTCTTTCTCATATTGCTTTCTCGTTTCTTCCACGTCGGCTTTAATCACCCAATCACCGACTCGAATGGTTTCGTACATCCTATCACCCTAAAAATGAAAAACCCCAAGTCTTGGTTCGGCTCGGGATTTTCCATGTCCTATTTCTGTATCACCAGTTTACTCAAAGTTTACGGAAAATAGTACAAATTTTCTAAAAGTTCACAGAACGTTCACAAACTAATGGTCTTCCGGAAGCAGGCCTGTTTTTAATTCATCTGGTGACCGGTCCCATAGGCCCTGATCATGATTTTTCAGAAACTCGCCGAGCACACGCTTCGAGCTGTCGTCCATTTTATCAATGATAATGTTCCGTTTCATGGATTTATCCATCAGATTCACATGCTCAGGCAGCGATTTGTAGCCTCTTCTGATGCTTCTGTCGACCGTCAGTTCACAGGCTGTCACACCAGCGTAATAAGGCCCCTCTTCTCTTCTGTCAATCGTCACCCAGACAAGCCAGTATGGTTTGCCGTTCGGAACTTCTTCTTTGTTCGGCAGAAATTTAATTCCTTTTTCAACGGTGCTGCGGGCGTGCATAGCACCGATGTCAACGAACGCTTCTTTTTCCTCTACATCGACGAATACGGGGGAAATGTTATCTAAGCTGAGTGCCCCTACGCCAAAACCGCCGTGTCCGTCTGTCGGATCACTTTTAATAATATTAAACCCGATTGATTTTTTCTTTTTTTCTTCCATAAGTTCTACCTCCTACAAAAGCGGTTGAAATATCGCTGAAAACAGCTCTAAAATCTGATCTCTTCCGGCATTGAGCATCGGCCAAAGCACGTAAGATCCGAGCGGTGTCACAAACAGAACCAAAAAGACAATAAAGCCGTAGCTCTCCGCCTGCGTCATCTTGGCACGAACCCCCGGCGGGACGAGATCTTCAATGATTCGATAGCCATCGAGCGGCGGCAGCGGCAGCAGATTAAATAAAAACAAGACAAGATTCAGCTGAATCCAAATGGAAAAGAACTGATCAAGTCCCGTGCTGAATGCCGCAAGCTGCTCCATTCCGTATGCATGCATCAACACTAACAAAAAGAAACCGATAAACGCAAGAATCAGGTTACTGACGGGTCCGGCAATAGATACGAGCACGCCGGCAAGCCGAGGTTTCTTAAAGAAGCGGCGATTGACAGGAATAGGGCGCGCCCATCCGAAGCCGGCCACCAGAATCAAAATGGTTCCGAACGGATCAAGGTGTTTAATAGGATTCAGTGTCAGTCTTCCTTGTCTTTTCGCCGTATCGTCACCGAATTTGTATGCGACATAAGCATGGGCAAGCTCGTGTATCGTAAACGACACAATTAACGTGATGACGAGGTATGGCATTAAAGATAACGGATAATATAAAAAACGGTCCAAGTGAGATATCCCTCTTTCTAAAAATGCAAGAATTTACTTTATTCAGTATACTATAAGAAGCCTCTTTTTCTAAAGAGAGGAAACGAGATAAAGGAGGATTCAGCACCCATGCCATACGTAACCGTCAAAATGCTCGAAGGCCGTACAGACGAGCAAAAACGCAATCTTGTCGAGAAAGTAACAGAAGCGGTAAAGGAAACAACCGGTGCTTCTGAAGAAAAAATTGTTGTGTTTATAGAAGAAATGAGAAAAGACCATTATGCCGTCGCAGGCAAACGTCTGAGCGATATGGAATAATCTCTATAAAGCCGGCGCTTCGCGCACCGGCTTTTTCTATCCCTATTGGGTCAGCTTCGCAACAATCGCTAAGAACGTCTTTTTCTCTTCGGCTGTTACACGTTCAAACATGCCGTCAATCAGCTGCTGGCGGTTTTCAATCATTTGCTCAGCCGCTCCCCGGCCCGACTCGGAAAGCGTAATCCATACAGTGCGGCGGTCATTTTTATTTCTCGATCTCTCAATAAAACCCTCCTGCTCTAAATGATTGAGGGCGGTGGTTGTCGCAGAGGGAGACAGTGTGACCTCTTTTAGTATATCCTTTATGGTGCAGCTCCCATGTCTGTATATGATCCGCAGAATAAATCCTCTTATATTATTTACGTGTTTCGGAACGGTAGCTTCATCTATTTGCTTCGTGGTTTTCAAGTATTTTGTAAGTGCGTGATCCAGCAAATTTGCTTCCAGTTTGTCATGGTCCATGTCAATTTCCCCATTTCGAGATGCATTCATAACATACGAACGATATGATTTACTTATTATTTTACTGATTCCGGATAGGGAAAGTCAAAAAAGCAAAATGAGAATCCGCAGCTTTTCTCCTACATGCCTCGATTTTTCACCTGTTTGACAAGTTTATCTTTAAAAGTTTGAAAAGGAACGTGTTTATTCTCTTGATGCCCGAATTGGCGGACGTTTACCGCATCCTGCTGCTCTTCATGATCTCCTAGCACAAGCACGTATGGGATTTTCTGTACCTGCGACTCTCTGATTTTGTATCCAAGCTTCTCATTGCGCTCATCAATGCCGACTCTTATCCCCACCTGTTTCAGCTCTGCCTGCACCTTTCTGCAATAGTCCAAGTGAACGTGTGAAACCGGTATGATTTGAACCTGAATCGGTGCGAGCCAGACTGGGAACGCCCCGCCGAAATGCTCGATCAAAATACCAAAGAAACGGTCGATCGAGCCGAATACCGCTCTGTGTATGACAACAGGACGAACCTTTTCATTGTGTTCATTGATATATGTTAAATCGAATTTTTCCGGCATTTGAAAATCAAGCTGAATTGTCGCACATTGGTGGCTTCGTTTCAGGGCATCTTTTATGTGAAAATCAATTTTCGGTCCATAAAACGCCCCATCGCCTTCATTCACCTCATAAGGCAGGCCGAGTTCCTCAAGGACATGTGCTAAGGCGCGTTCCGATGCTTCCCAAAGGCTATCATCGCCCAATGAATCCTCCGGGCGAGTCGAAAGCTCAACCGAATACTCAAAACCAAATGTACGATATACCTCGTCAATCAGCCCAATCGCTTCTTTGATCTCGCTCTCAATCTGATCCTCCCGAACGAAGATATGCGCGTCATCCTGACAGAACGTCCGGACGCGAAGCATTCCATTTAAAGCGCCGCTGTATTCATGGCGATGGACCTGGCCGAACTCCGCCATACGAATCGGCAGATCACGATACGAATACAGGTTGTTTTTAAATATGAGCATATGTCCAGGACAATTCATCGGCTTCATTGCGAATCTTGTCTCATCCACTTCTGAAAAATACATATTGTCGCGATAATGATCCCAGTGGCCTGACTGCTCCCATAACCGCTGATTCATCATAAACGGCGTACGCACCTCATCATAGCCGGCATTTGTTTGCAGCTCACGCGAGAAGCGTTCCAGTTCATTGCGGACAATCTGCCCTTTCGGCAAATAAAACGGCATCCCCGGCGCTTCTTCAGAAAACATAAACAGCTCTAACTGTTTGCCAAGCTTGCGGTGGTCACGTTTTGCCGCTTCTTCCAGCATATGCAGATGCGCATCCAAATCTTTTTTCTTGTGAAACGCAACCCCGTACACCCGCTGCAGGACTTCATTTTCATTGTCTCCGCGCCAATAAGCGCCCGATACTCTTGTCAGTTTGAACGCCTTGATCATCCCTGTAGAAGGAAGGTGCGGCCCCCGGCACAGGTCAACGAATTCTCCCTGCTGATACAGCGTGATATCCTCTCCGCGCGGAATATCCTTCAAAATCTCCAGCTTAAACGGCTCACCTTTTTTGGCAAACAGTTCTTCAGCCTCTTCGTAAGAAACCTCAATTCTTTTCATTTCAAGGTTTTCATTTATAATGTTCTTCATTTCTTTTTCGATGGCTTCTAAGTCATCCGATGTCAAACTGTGCTCCAGCTTCATGTCATAGTAGAAGCCGTCTTCTATCACAGGCCCCACCCCCAATGACACTTCGCCATACAGCCGTTTCACCGCTTGGGCCAGCACGTGCGCTGATGTGTGGCGGAGCACTTGCAAGCCTTCTTGTGAATCAAGTGTGACAATCGAAAGCTCAGCATCCTCCTCCAGCTTGAAGCCGAGATCAACGAGCTTGCCGTTGACCTGACCCGCAGCCGCCTTCTTTTGCAGACTGGAACTGATAGAACCAGCCGCTTCTTTGATTGTAATGCCTTTCGGATATTCCTTGATCTGTCCGTCTGGATGCTGAATGTGTACATGTTTACTCATTTTTAAACACTCCTTCATTATTGTTGTATATAAAAAAACACACCCATCCCTCTGAAAGGGACGAGTGTGTGATTAACCCGTGGTTCCACCCAAATTCCCGACAAACGCTATGTTGTCGGCTTGGTGCTGTAACGCAGCATAGACGGCATTGGATACTTTCGTTCCCCAATGCTGCTCCAAGGCGGTAAATGATCATCCTAAGCTGGGAAGCTCTCACCTTTCCTTCCCTCTCTGAAAACCGTAACGACCATTCATGTCCTTTTCTTCGCATGTATTCAATTCATAAAAAAACACACCCATCCCTATAAAAGGGACGAGTGTGTGATTAACCCGTGGTTCCACCCAAATTCCCGACAAACGCTATTTGTTTGTCGGCTTGGTGCTGTAACGCAGCATAGACGGCATTGGATACTTTCGTTCCCCAATGCTGCTCCAAGGCGGTAAATGACAGCCCTAAGCTGGGAAGCTCTCACCTTTCCTTCCCTCTCTGAAAACCGTAACGATCATTCATGTCCTTTTCTTCGCATGTATTCAATTCATATAAAAAAACACATTCATCCCTATAAAAGGGACGAATGTGTTTATCATCCGTGGTTCCACCCAAATTCCCGATCAACACACATGGTGTATCGGCTTTAAGGTGCTGTAACGCAGCATGACGGTATCAGATACTTGATTTCTCCGATACGGCTCAAAGGCGGTAAGCTGCTTTCCCTGCGTTAGGAAGATCTCAGCTGTTCTTCCCTCTCTGGAAACCGTAAAAAGCATCTCATGTCCTTATCAGTGCCTGTCGTTTCAATAATTTTTTATATCTTACTATATATTCCCACAAAACGCAATCAGTGATTTACATTTTTTCTGACGCGGCAGTGCCGTTATGGACAGCCAGAAACAGCCATACAAGCAATGCGGCGAGGCTGTACGCCGCTCCCATCATCAAAAACGTAAATCCGGCGCCTGCATACCAAGTGGCGGACAGATGAATAATCACCCCGGATACCGCTACGCCGACCAAGGCTCCGATTTGCCGGTTGGCATTCAAGGCCGCGCCGGCGATATTCGCATGCTTTTGTCCGGCAGCCTGCATGATCACAGTTGTCATGGCAGGAACTGTAATGCCGGTGCCAAGGTTCATGACAGACATCAAAACCGCCAGCTGCCAATAAGGAAAATCCGGAGAAACAAGCATAAACAACAGCAATGCAACGATACAGCCGACCGCCATTGATACAAACATAAGCTGTCCTGCTTCAAACCGATTCACCAGACGGGCAAACAACAGATTGCCAATCACGAAGACCGCCATCATCGGCAGCAGCTCAACTCCAGCCATAAAGGAGCTTGCGCCTCTTGCCTCCTGCAAAAAAAGGCTCAGCATAAACATGCCGCCGAAAAGAGCAAAATTCAGCAAAAACCCGACGAATTGAGCAGCTGAGAATCGGCTGTTTTTATATAAGGACGCCGGCAGAATCGATGTTTCCGCAGAGATTTCCCGCAGCAAAAACAGCACAAATGCCAAAACCGCCGCCGCGAATGCACCAAGAATCACAGGCGAGCGCCAGCCAGCTGAAGGCCCCTGTATCAATGCAAAGGAGAGAAATCCGAGAGCCGCCACTCCAAGCAGATGCCCTGTAATATTTACGCAGCTGCTTTTTCCCGGCACGCGGCCGAGTATTCGATAAGCTGAAATGAGCGCAACAGCCCCTAACGGCACATTGATCAGAAAAATACTCTGCCAGCCTGCCGCCTGTACCAGCACACCGCCGATAAAGGGCCCAAGGCCAGAAGCGGCGGAAACAAGAGCGGCCCACAATCCAAACATTCTCGCCCGCACACGCTCATCAGGGTAAGAAGCAGCCAAAAGGCTGAGTGAGCTCGGCATAAACAAAGCCGCGCCAATTCCCTGTATGAGGCGTCCGGCAATCAACATCTGGCCATTAATGGATACAGCGCAT
Coding sequences:
- the speB gene encoding agmatinase, whose protein sequence is MRFDEAYSGKVFIASRPEWEGADAILYGMPMDWTVSYRPGSRFGPSRIREVSIGLEEYSPYLDRDLADLNFFDAGDIPLPFGNPQKSLDMIEEYVDSILEKGKFPMGMGGEHLVSWPVMKAMYKKYPDLAIIHFDAHTDLRVDYEGEPLSHSTPIRKAAELIGPQNVYSFGIRSGMKEEFEWAKENGMHISKFEVLEPLKEVLPKLAGRPVYVTIDIDVLDPAHAPGTGTVDAGGITSKELLASVHEIARSEVNVKGADLVEVAPVYDHSEQTANTASKVIREMLLGFVK
- the speE gene encoding spermidine synthase, with the translated sequence MSELWYTEKQTKNFGITMKVNKTLHTEQTEFQHLEMVETEEFGNMLFLDGMVMTSEKDEFVYHEMVAHVPLFTHPNPEHVLVVGGGDGGVIREILKHPSVKKATLVDIDGKVIEYSKKFLPSIAGKLDDPRVDVQVDDGFMHIAKSENQYDVIMVDSTEPVGPAVNLFTKGFYAGIAKALKEDGIFVAQTDNPWFTPELITNVQRDVKEIFPITKLYTANIPTYPSGLWTFTIGSKKYDPLAVEDSRFFEIDTKYYTKDIHKAAFVLPKFVSDLIK
- a CDS encoding transglycosylase domain-containing protein is translated as MDAMTNKRLRLTLKTVRACIFLGALAALAAAAVFMTVILIAKYQGAPSVQVPQSTILYASDGSKLGETNYGEKRYWVPLKDMNPTIVKATVAVEDQNFYDHHGFDYKRMAGAALADLKAFAKVQGASTITQQYARNLYLEHDKTWKRKWNEAFYTIRLEQNYSKEEILEGYLNTIYYGHGAYGIEAASRLYFGKHAKNLTDAEAALLAGIPKGPSGYSPYINETKAKERQKTIVRMMEKQRMISQKKANELIKEPLSYQPLNKQVSKRKAPYFYDNAMREVEKKLGMTREQIETSGLNVYTTVDKRMQRIAEETITETVNAGSDIQVGFSAIDPRTGSVLALVGGRDYQKSPFDRTTQAKRQPASTIKPLLYYKAIQSGFTPVTLMKSEETEFQIDAQGETYSPSNYNGYYANKPITLLQALALSDNIYAVKTHLFLGMNKLVQAANEFGITAHFQKLPSLALGTEPVRPIEMVNAYAMLANGGKQIEPTFISRVTDAAGHVLYENPNQHKQVLDEKAAFVTASMMTGMFDTDLNGYTSVTGRTIANRLTRTYAGKSGTTSADSWMIGFNPQLAAGVWTGYDKNSTIDSVEEKSYAKTIWADFMEDALKGEPETAFKPPKGVTGVYIDPATGYTSGPGCAAKHYTYFVKGTEPSNVCYGAKPAKPTKDRLPAKENPASPKKWWDKWLGRNH
- a CDS encoding YwhD family protein, coding for MEEKKKKSIGFNIIKSDPTDGHGGFGVGALSLDNISPVFVDVEEKEAFVDIGAMHARSTVEKGIKFLPNKEEVPNGKPYWLVWVTIDRREEGPYYAGVTACELTVDRSIRRGYKSLPEHVNLMDKSMKRNIIIDKMDDSSKRVLGEFLKNHDQGLWDRSPDELKTGLLPEDH
- a CDS encoding site-2 protease family protein yields the protein MDRFLYYPLSLMPYLVITLIVSFTIHELAHAYVAYKFGDDTAKRQGRLTLNPIKHLDPFGTILILVAGFGWARPIPVNRRFFKKPRLAGVLVSIAGPVSNLILAFIGFFLLVLMHAYGMEQLAAFSTGLDQFFSIWIQLNLVLFLFNLLPLPPLDGYRIIEDLVPPGVRAKMTQAESYGFIVFLVLFVTPLGSYVLWPMLNAGRDQILELFSAIFQPLL
- a CDS encoding 2-hydroxymuconate tautomerase, with the translated sequence MPYVTVKMLEGRTDEQKRNLVEKVTEAVKETTGASEEKIVVFIEEMRKDHYAVAGKRLSDME
- a CDS encoding MarR family transcriptional regulator; this encodes MDHDKLEANLLDHALTKYLKTTKQIDEATVPKHVNNIRGFILRIIYRHGSCTIKDILKEVTLSPSATTTALNHLEQEGFIERSRNKNDRRTVWITLSESGRGAAEQMIENRQQLIDGMFERVTAEEKKTFLAIVAKLTQ
- the thrS gene encoding threonine--tRNA ligase translates to MSKHVHIQHPDGQIKEYPKGITIKEAAGSISSSLQKKAAAGQVNGKLVDLGFKLEEDAELSIVTLDSQEGLQVLRHTSAHVLAQAVKRLYGEVSLGVGPVIEDGFYYDMKLEHSLTSDDLEAIEKEMKNIINENLEMKRIEVSYEEAEELFAKKGEPFKLEILKDIPRGEDITLYQQGEFVDLCRGPHLPSTGMIKAFKLTRVSGAYWRGDNENEVLQRVYGVAFHKKKDLDAHLHMLEEAAKRDHRKLGKQLELFMFSEEAPGMPFYLPKGQIVRNELERFSRELQTNAGYDEVRTPFMMNQRLWEQSGHWDHYRDNMYFSEVDETRFAMKPMNCPGHMLIFKNNLYSYRDLPIRMAEFGQVHRHEYSGALNGMLRVRTFCQDDAHIFVREDQIESEIKEAIGLIDEVYRTFGFEYSVELSTRPEDSLGDDSLWEASERALAHVLEELGLPYEVNEGDGAFYGPKIDFHIKDALKRSHQCATIQLDFQMPEKFDLTYINEHNEKVRPVVIHRAVFGSIDRFFGILIEHFGGAFPVWLAPIQVQIIPVSHVHLDYCRKVQAELKQVGIRVGIDERNEKLGYKIRESQVQKIPYVLVLGDHEEQQDAVNVRQFGHQENKHVPFQTFKDKLVKQVKNRGM
- a CDS encoding MFS transporter, which encodes MKNSGSLQKSESSTGISVLIVLALGFLMATLDVTVVNVAMADMKSALSMSLSGVTWVVDGYILTFASLLLAGGALADRFGSKAIYILGLAVFVLASSLCAVSINGQMLIAGRLIQGIGAALFMPSSLSLLAASYPDERVRARMFGLWAALVSAASGLGPFIGGVLVQAAGWQSIFLINVPLGAVALISAYRILGRVPGKSSCVNITGHLLGVAALGFLSFALIQGPSAGWRSPVILGAFAAAVLAFVLFLLREISAETSILPASLYKNSRFSAAQFVGFLLNFALFGGMFMLSLFLQEARGASSFMAGVELLPMMAVFVIGNLLFARLVNRFEAGQLMFVSMAVGCIVALLLFMLVSPDFPYWQLAVLMSVMNLGTGITVPAMTTVIMQAAGQKHANIAGAALNANRQIGALVGVAVSGVIIHLSATWYAGAGFTFLMMGAAYSLAALLVWLFLAVHNGTAASEKM